In the Ricinus communis isolate WT05 ecotype wild-type chromosome 3, ASM1957865v1, whole genome shotgun sequence genome, GTTTTAGAAACTTGAACAATGAAGTCGACAGTAGAGTGTCTCCGACCGAGAAAAAAGTGGCTTCGTCACAGCAAGATGGAACCGAGCACTGTATTACTGATATAAAGATAACACCGTCATCTGTGACAGAAGAAGCTCCTACATTGGGAATTAGCAATGGACACATTAATGGGTCATCTTTGTTTGCCGccagagaaaataaagattcaCAGGATTTCATGTTTCAGTTTGACATGGAAGAGCTTTTTAGATCAGATCTGCTAACTACTCATGAAGTCTCATGTGGCTTTAGTTAttacagcagcagcagcagtaaTGACATATGGCATATGATTTTGTCAGAGGAAATGCTGCAGGATTTTACTGCAGATGGAGCTTCTGATCTTAGTCCCTTCACTTCACTTGTCGATTATGGAGGTGTTTGGCGAGGAGATAATTGAGTTAGAGGATAATTCTTCGCTACACTGTATTTCACTCCAACTCTTAAAAATGAGCCACACATGCCACTAAGTGCTTTACATTTctgttaataataaataaataaataaaagaaatgtaaaATGCTGAAAGTCATGTTTCacttattttcaataatttgagtgatttatctttaaataataatataaaaaaaagacacGTGGCTTTAAGTAGTATATATATGTCATTGAATTATAAAACGCCTCTATGTATATAAAGGAGAATAAGTCCCTTTGCCTTCGTGCATGTGGGCAccttatttatttctttctttctttctttcttcggATGTTTTGTTCCCGAAAAGTCGAGACTCTCTGGAGTTGCTTTAAGAGGTATTAGGTTATATTATAGCCTGCTTCAAAAGTTTATTGCAGGATATATAAAACTGTGCCTAAAAGTTGATATG is a window encoding:
- the LOC8281195 gene encoding transcription factor MYB82, with product MGRSPCCSKEGLRRGTWTALEDKILTNYIQAHGEGRWRIIPKRAGLKRCGKSCRLRWLNYLRPGIKRGNISPDEEDLILRLHKLLGNRWSLIAGRLPGRTDNEIKNYWNTILCKRIQKDHQQNHIHSFRNLNNEVDSRVSPTEKKVASSQQDGTEHCITDIKITPSSVTEEAPTLGISNGHINGSSLFAARENKDSQDFMFQFDMEELFRSDLLTTHEVSCGFSYYSSSSSNDIWHMILSEEMLQDFTADGASDLSPFTSLVDYGGVWRGDN